One stretch of Tribolium castaneum strain GA2 chromosome 5, icTriCast1.1, whole genome shotgun sequence DNA includes these proteins:
- the LOC656652 gene encoding uncharacterized protein LOC656652 isoform X2, with protein MSDDVNQTPAELNKSWHIPRPTLARSSKSSQGSTSSNNSTQSARSGSLLLTAANLAQIQNPDTDKNTRQQNIQYYLEQTNNNDHIALPVNDLKKPDPDAVSVASSMHFTVVNMNTRPVVRQRSFCRKHQLTILVLTMSALFTIGILAAIFLLEMRAKRQRY; from the exons ACTCCGGCAGAGCTCAACAAGAGCTGGCACATCCCCAGACCCACACTAGCTAGAAGCTCAAAGAGTTCGCAGGGTTCGACGTCTAGCAATAATAGCACACag AGTGCAAGGTCCGGTTCGTTACTACTGACAGCAGCAAATCTGGCCCAAATACAAAATCCGGACACGGACAAAAACACCAGACAACAAAACATTCAGTATTACCTCgaacaaacaaacaacaatGATCACATAGCACTGCCTGTTAACGATTTGAAGAAACCAGACCCAGATGCTGTTTCAGTGGCAAGTTCGATGCATTTTACCGTAGTTAATATGAACACGAGACCTGTGGTCAGGCAAAGAAGTTTCTGTCGAAAACACCAATTGACGATTCTAGTTTTGACGATGTCCGCTTTGTTTACCATAGGGATCTTGGCGGCGATATTTCTCTTAGAAA tGAGGGCGAAAAGACAACGGTACTAG
- the LOC656688 gene encoding trypsin-3 codes for MRLRFFILLLLQVMCEADNKTHHHDLQISEARYSPWSPWSRCIDCIQRRIKKCISPKCEDSRIYEEKPCGKKRCKRKARQKKQFRVVQLNEDSSHLLRQAPSRIWSKWSNWSPCSENCRTQRIRICRKPGRCRKKQQEQTAYCYHDNSMCENYVLNLLDNQDAYESNRYYHYNNLDRRLPQRRRCGQPFRKSRMLKIIGGTESKKYKWPWHVAILNKYYEVFCGGTLIGPRWVLTASHCIRPILRVRLNEHDLRARDGRELEMTVHTIFQHPKFNHKTVDNDIALLQLPRSVNLPIACLPKTRPRPSEVCSVMGWGKVRTSDTYGTHTLHEAKLPIVAASVCRRSYRHFLITPNMLCAGWSSGEADTCAGDSGGGLMCPFKRRSRLAYSVQGITSFGDGCGLKNKYGIYTTVFNYLKWIYYVMDHYS; via the exons atGCGCCTCCGGTTCTTCATTCTACTTCTGCTTCAAGTCATGTGCGAGGCTGATAATAAG ACCCATCATCACGACCTCCAAATTTCCGAAGCGCGCTACTCGCCTTGGTCCCCCTGGAGCCGTTGCATCGACTGCATTCAGAGAAGGATCAAGAAGTGTATTTCCCCCAAATGCGAGGATTCCCGCATTTACGAAGAAAAACCCTGCGGGAAGAAACGCTGCAAGAGGAAAGCGCGCCAGAAAAAACAATTCCGGGTCGTACAATTGAACGAA GATAGTAGCCATTTGCTGCGTCAAGCGCCTTCTCGCATTTGGAGCAAATGGTCCAACTGGTCGCCCTGTTCGGAGAATTGCAGGACGCAGAGGATCAGGATTTGCAGGAAGCCGGGACGCTGCAGGAAGAAGCAGCAGGAGCAGACGGCCTACTGCTACCACGACAATTCCATGTGTGAAAACTACGTTCTGAACTTGTTGGATAACCAAGACGCATACG AAAGCAACCGCTACTACCACTACAACAACTTGGACCGCCGCCTCCCGCAGCGCCGCCGCTGTGGGCAGCCTTTCCGCAAATCGCGAATGCTGAAAATCATCGGCGGCACCGAATCGAAGAAGTACAAGTGGCCTTGGCACGTTgccattttaaacaaatactaC GAAGTGTTCTGCGGAGGCACTCTCATAGGCCCACGTTGGGTCCTCACAGCTAGTCATTGCATACGTCCGATTTTACGCGTAAGACTGAACGAACATGACCTAAGGGCTCGAGATGGACGCGAGCTCGAGATGACTGTTCACACGATTTTCCAGCATCCGAAGTTCAACCACAAAACGGTGGATAATGACATTGCCCTACTGCAACTACCAAGGAGTGTTAATCTCCCCATCGCTTGCCTGCCCAAGACCAGGCCCAGGCCCTCGGAGGTTTGCTCCGTCATGGGCTGGGGCAAGGTCAGGACCAGCGACACCTACGGCACCCACACGCTGCACGAGGCCAAG CTTCCTATTGTGGCGGCGAGCGTCTGCCGCCGTTCCTACCGCCACTTCCTCATCACCCCCAACATGTTATGTGCTGGTTGGTCGTCAGGGGAGGCCGACACTTGCGCCGGGGACAGTGGCGGGGGGCTCATGTGCCCCTTCAAACGGCGTTCAAGACTCGCATACAGCGTCCAAGGCATCACAAGTTTTGGGGACGGCTGTGGTTTGAAAAACAAGTACGGCATTTACACCACTGTGTTTAACTACCTAAAGTGGATCTATTACGTGATGGACCACTACTCATAA
- the mahj gene encoding protein mahjong has protein sequence MSENSNSTSVMSEVTTLIRNWEDEHTAPNYDPIQTLTRLAEICEVETENYLKMDPDPFDERHPSRTDPDCKLGQILKALFRKDIFMNKLVNDYLRETYYSRSGITDKDVDQLNIAACRLMLDVMPGLETSVVFQPDMDNLIHRLIKWTTNSIEPLQSYATGLLAAAMEIPEIATRFREQNGRLVPLLLQRLRRLQNSSEFLTTTNTRPFAHLSSMKSPPYRGDGVVKVSPSGIKRPRENGVIPNSKTTLNKENTDVINTSELSDSESGQKRKKLKLEHNSSEADEGSPQKPFLFNETSNSSWAELESFMIGTVQIFPPTIATRQILILRYLTPLGEYQEFLSHVFENDALSLVLKYVNVRATKEARLAFEALKYLAALLCHKKFSIEFIQMDGLEALLEVPRPSISATGVSICLYYLGYCEEAMERVCLLPKYMITSLVKYALWLLECSHDSGRCHAIMFFGLTFQFKVILEEFDAHDGLRKLHNVISTLSILLPDTDTTQLNEDQECAARQIVRHVCVAYRRYLEAHLNLKVEPIKRSQLRLNEKMAQPPLPAQPSYKPYKSSPEEVQQNVETLLQYMPFRCHWTPVDQLLKLGGITLLLKIIAFAYEWNYSGRAETVRSALDTLAIACVMPKVQLLFCDRVELPEESATVGINIILGAAEGEIVADADVQKAALRVIVNCVCAPINRVGGTLTRYSATVNSPIKKIKLKSSEELIQRVWDCVRSNSGIMVLLQLMNIKTPITDADCIRTLACKALAGLARSETVRQIVSKLPLFTSGQLQNLMRDPILQEKRQEHVTFQKYALELLERLSGKTKHRGNDLEVSLANIHRANVVAQTKIQFNDRQLLQLIHQHLITKGCPETASMLVKEANLGNSVTPISTNQPTKFRYSSTLTPSRLKLNFTPMQHRTIPQSPVQKEETSFINSSNCTSPAIKLIKKHQNQVVATPPVQNSRLQKQTNSDVVVRVPSQSLLDEPTNPPEQPRVTLDSIITEYLTNQHALCKNPMANCPKFNLFIPHKCPDPKPKIASANNFVVRCARRAIGYQSKSMDRKFIHSRFCPVQTIRSSSDGDFFTCAKFLPGDKSIIVGDYSGDIRIFNLHTGNEEFMFQTHDNYIVHLEPNRSGEFLLTSSTWGRPLSALWAIRNSEMKFALDDEEHVEFSKVTQERIVATKLEVATIYDAVTGQSILRLVPTDSNQYTRNKATFSPFDDLVLSDGVLFDVNSGKQIHKLDKLNQTQSGVFHPNGLEIVSNTEVWDVRTFHLLKTVPVLNQRTAVFSPVNSAIYAISMEQELDNGDSTFDSSFKTVDAIDYSSIATIDVKKNIYDLAVNRFDTQIVIVENQGVYQSVQESVVRIYDVGRKRDDEDEQDEEDEEEEDDDMDGSDDDGSDNDVDVDFLDRLMLNVGGNNDNNDNNANNDDDNDEDDNFFDSESDSWTTTSTGSDDSFTDDMFDF, from the exons ATGTCGGAAAACAGCAATTCGACTTCTGTTATGTCAGAAGTCACAACTCTGATAAGAAACTGGGAAGATGAACATACGGCGCCTAATTATGACCCCATTCAGACACTCACCAG ATTGGCCGAAATATGCGAGGTGGAGACTGAAAATTACCTGAAAATGGATCCTGACCCATTTGATGAACGCCACCCTTCACGAACTGATCCTGACTGCAAACTTggccaaattttaaaagcgcTTTTTAGGAAGGATATTTTTATGAACAAA cttGTTAACGATTATTTGAGAGAAACGTACTACTCTCGGTCAGGAATCACAGACAAGGATGTTGATCAGTTGAATATTGCAGCTTGTAGGTTGATGCTAGACGTAATGCCTGGCTTAGAGACATCAGTGGTGTTTCAA CCCGATATGGATAATTTGATTCACCGTTTAATTAAATGGACTACAAATTCAATAGAACCTCTGCAAAGTTACGCAACGGGGCTTTTAGCTGCTGCAATGGAAATTCCAGAAATTGCCACACGTTTTAG gGAACAAAACGGACGACTTGTGCCTTTACTACTTCAAAGACTGCGTAGGCTTCAAAATTCCTCGGAATTTTTGACCACGACAAATACTCGACCTTTTGCACACTTATCTTCAATGAAGTCGCCCCCTTATCGCGGTGACGGTGTCGTAAAAGTTTCACCCTCTGGTATTAAAAGGC CCCGCGAGAATGGAGTTATTCCAAATTCGAAAACAACacttaataaagaaaacactgaTGTGATTAACACTAGTGAG TTATCAGATTCGGAAAGCGgccaaaaacgcaaaaaactaaagctggAGCACAATTCAAGCGAAGCTGATGAAGGCTCTCCTCAAAAACCCTTCCTATTTAACGAAACGAGCAATTCGTCGTGGGCAGAGCTTGAAAGTTTTATGATTGGAACCGTGCAAATTTTTCCGCCAACTATAGCAACGCGTCAAATActcattttacgttatttgACACCGTTGGGTGAATATCAGGAGTTTTTGAGTCATGTTTTCGAAAATGACGCTCTTAGTTTGGTCTTAAAGTATGTGAATGTCCGAGCGACTAAAGAAGCAAGACTTGCATTTGAAGCCTTGAAATATCTTgctgctcttttatgccacaAAAAATTCTCGATTGAGTTTATTCAAATGGATGGTCTTGAGGCACTTCTGGAGGTGCCAAGGCCGTCAATATCAGCCACTGGGGTCTCGATTTGTTTGTACTATTTGGGGTATTGTGAGGAGGCAATGGAGAGGGTTTGTCTGCTTCCGAAATACATGATCACCAGTTTAGTCAA gTATGCTTTATGGCTTTTGGAATGCTCACACGATTCGGGCCGATGTCATGCTATAATGTTTTTCGGTCTCACGTTTCAATTCAAAGTGATTTTGGAGGAATTTGATGCTCATGATGGGTTACGAAAGTTACACAATGTG ATTTCTACTTTATCAATTTTACTGCCGGACACCGATACGACTCAACTAAACGAAGATCAAGAGTGCGCCGCTCGTCAAATCGTTCGCCACGTTTGTGTTGCATACCGTCGTTACCTTGAAGCTCATCTAAACCTAAAAGTAGAACCAATTAAAAGATCACAACTTAGACTTAACGAAAAAATGGCACAGCCGCCTTTACCGGCGCAGCCGAGCTACAAACCGTACAAGTCATCGCCTGAAGAGGTGCAACAGAACGTCGAAACGTTGTTGCAATATATGCCGTTTCGGTGCCATTGGACGCCAGTTGATCAGTTACTCAAATTAGGGGGAATCACACTCTTGTTGAAAATAATCGCGTTTGCGTATGAGTGGAATTATAGTGGGAGGGCTGAGACGGTCAGGTCGGCTTTGGATACGTTGGCTATTGCGTGTGTGATGCCTAAAGTTCAATTGTTATTTTGTGATAGGGTGGAATTGCCAGAGGAGAGTGCCACAGTTG ggattaatattattttgggGGCCGCTGAGGGTGAAATAGTGGCCGATGCTGATGTACAAAAGGCTGCGCTTCGAGTCATTGTCAATTGTGTGTGTGCCCCCATAAATAGG gtTGGTGGTACTTTAACCCGATATTCGGCCACGGTTAACAGCccaattaagaaaattaaactcAAAAGTAGCGAAGAATTGATTCAGAGAGTTTGGGATTGTGTCAGGTCTAATAGTGGTATTATGGTTTTGTTGCAATTAATGAATATTAAAACACCAATCACTGATGCGGACTGTATACGAACTTTGGCTTGTAAAGCATTGGCCGGCTTAGCACGGTCGGAAACTGTCCGACAGATCGTGTCAAAATTACCGCTTTTTACGAGCGGACAACTGCAGA ATTTAATGAGGGACCCAATTTTGCAAGAAAAACGCCAAGAACATGTGACTTTCCAAAAATATGCACTTGAACTTTTGGAACGACTTTCGGGGAAAACGAAACATCGGGGAAATGACTTGGAAGTTTCTTTAGCCAACATACATAGAGCTAACGTTGTGGCTCAGACTAAAATTCAATTCAATGATCGGCAATTGTTACAACTCATCCACCAACATTTAATTACGAAAGGTTGTCCAGAAACGGCCTCTATGTTAGTGAAGGAAGCAAATTTGGGAAACTCAGTCACGCCCATTTCAACAAATCAACCAACCAAATTCCGATACTCGTCCACTCTAACACCATCTAGG CTTAAGTTAAATTTCACTCCAATGCAACACCGCACAATACCGCAGTCACCAGTgcaaaaggaggagacatcgTTTATTAATAGTTCCAACTGTACTTCCCCTgctattaaattaataaa gaaacaccaaaatcaagtGGTCGCGACACCACCGGTCCAAAACTCCCGATTACAGAAACAAACGAATAGCGATGTTGTAGTTAGGGTGCCGAGTCAGAGCTTGCTTGACGAACCGACGAATCCACCCGAACAGCCCCGAGTCACGCTCGATTCGATCATAACCGAGTATTTAACCAATCAGCATGCGTTATGTAAAAACCCCATGGCCAACTGTCCCAAATTCAATCTCTTTAT TCCACATAAATGCCCAGACCCTAAACCAAAGATAGCCTCAGCCAATAATTTTGTGGTGAGGTGTGCGCGACGTGCTATTGGGTATCAGTCCAAGTCTATGGACCGGAAATTTATTCATTCGAGATTTTGTCCAGTTCAAACGATTCGGTCGTCGTCCGATGGCGATTTCTTCACTTGTGCGAAATTTTTACCGGGTGATAAAAGCATAATCGTGGGTGATTACAGTGGTGATATACGAATTTTTAATCTGCATACTGGAAATGAAGAGTTTATGTTTCAAACGCACGATAATTATATCGTTCATTTGGAGCCTAACAGGAGTGGGGAGTTTCTGTTGACGAGTTCCACGTGGGGGCGGCCTCTGTCCGCACTCTGGGCCATAAGGAACTCCGAGATGAA GTTTGCGCTGGACGATGAAGAACATGTTGAGTTTAGTAAAGTGACACAGGAGCGGATTGTGGCGACTAAACTTGAAGTTGCAACA atTTACGACGCCGTCACGGGCCAATCAATCTTGCGTTTAGTTCCTACAGATAGTAACCAATACACTAGAAATAAAGCCACATTTAGCCCGTTCGATGATTTGGTTTTATCAGATGGTGTGCTTTTCGATGTCAATTCGGGCAAACAGATTCACAAGTTGGATAAGTTGAATCAGACCCAAAGTGGGGTGTTCCACCCTAACGGCTTAGAG ATTGTATCAAATACTGAGGTTTGGGATGTGCGAACTTTTCATTTGTTGAAAACAGTGCCAGTTTTGAATCAACGTACTGCCGTTTTTTCACCGGTCAATAGTGCGATTTATGCCATTTCGATGGAACAGGAATTGGATAATGGTGACTCGACATTCGATTCGAGTTTTAAAACAGTGGATGCGATCGATTACTCGAGTATTGCTACTATTGACGTTAAGAAAAACATCTACGATTTGGCGGTTAATCGGTTCGATACGCAAATTGTGATTGTGGAGAATCAGGGGGTTTACCAGTCGGTTCAAGAGTCCGTGGTGCGGATCTATGATGTCGGGAGGAAGCGAGACGATGAGGATGAACAA GATGAAGAGGACGAGGAAGAGGAGGATGATGATATGGATGGGAGTGACGATGACGGTTCCGATAATGATG TCGATGTTGATTTTCTAGATCGATTGATGCTCAACGTGGGCGGGAATAACGACAACAACGATAATAACGCCAACAATGATGATGACAATGATGAGGACGATAATTTCTTCGATAGTGAGTCTGATAGTTGGACGACTACGTCGACTGGCTCTGATGATTCGTTCACGGAtgatatgttcgatttttga
- the LOC656652 gene encoding uncharacterized protein LOC656652 isoform X1 yields MDNKGFESDNTPAELNKSWHIPRPTLARSSKSSQGSTSSNNSTQSARSGSLLLTAANLAQIQNPDTDKNTRQQNIQYYLEQTNNNDHIALPVNDLKKPDPDAVSVASSMHFTVVNMNTRPVVRQRSFCRKHQLTILVLTMSALFTIGILAAIFLLEMRAKRQRY; encoded by the exons ATGGACAACAAAGGTTTTGAATCAGATAAC ACTCCGGCAGAGCTCAACAAGAGCTGGCACATCCCCAGACCCACACTAGCTAGAAGCTCAAAGAGTTCGCAGGGTTCGACGTCTAGCAATAATAGCACACag AGTGCAAGGTCCGGTTCGTTACTACTGACAGCAGCAAATCTGGCCCAAATACAAAATCCGGACACGGACAAAAACACCAGACAACAAAACATTCAGTATTACCTCgaacaaacaaacaacaatGATCACATAGCACTGCCTGTTAACGATTTGAAGAAACCAGACCCAGATGCTGTTTCAGTGGCAAGTTCGATGCATTTTACCGTAGTTAATATGAACACGAGACCTGTGGTCAGGCAAAGAAGTTTCTGTCGAAAACACCAATTGACGATTCTAGTTTTGACGATGTCCGCTTTGTTTACCATAGGGATCTTGGCGGCGATATTTCTCTTAGAAA tGAGGGCGAAAAGACAACGGTACTAG
- the LOC103313199 gene encoding uncharacterized protein LOC103313199, producing MEQRLSNFRSLFKSSPAPESDPSEPEIGFKLTFSKTSKQLKVKVLSARHLPVNYGAIKPHGYLVKITVFPEKEKYETSVVKESWPTFNEEFPFTLHSASRYYQDYFKGKFISFTVYAVLENTTETVARKNQTSRLKRFFSFSEFGETPNRFRRSFRHSLNSRRTIGAVTYNLDAKIFNQKLGDDLIYTPDIWRGIKEITSGIQTEPREGKNGSLEMTLSYNISEDRKNDVVEISVTKFRCSLQTMQKHEKLGGQLYIKITASEQADVVQKMKSDKFEPTISLKLEANTATLRATVNNDNLEQVRILVRLICRNILGKKIVLGKVEIDSNSDLWKEIVKTPSVPITRMINLE from the exons ATGGAACAGAGACTAAGCAACTTTCGGAGTCTCTTTAAATCGTCTCCAGCCCCTGAAAGCGACCCCAGCGAGCCCGAAATCGGCTTCAAACTGACTTTTTCCAAAACGTCCAAACAGCTAAAAGTCAAAGTGTTGAGTGCGAGACACCTCCCAGTGAATTACGGTGCGATTAAACCGCATGGATACTTAGTCAAG ATCACAGTTTTcccggaaaaggaaaaatatgaaacgtCAGTTGTGAAGGAATCGTGGCCGACTTTCAACGAGGAGTTTCCCTTTACGCTGCATTCGGCGTCCAGGTACTACCAGGATTATTTCAAGGGGAAGTTTATTTCCTTCACCGTTTATGCGGTTTTGGAGAATACAACTGAAACAGTGGCTAGGAAAAATCAAACCAGTCGCTTGAAACGGTTTTTCTCATTTAGCGAGTTCGGGGAAACCCCGAATAGGTTCAGGAGGAGCTTTAGGCATTCGCTGAATAGTCGCAGGACTATTGGAGCGGTTACTTATAATCTGGACGCGAAAATTTTTAACCAGAAGCTGGGAGATGATCTTATTTACACTCCGGATATTTGGAGAGGGATCAAAGAGATTACCAGCGGGATCCAAACAGAACCG CGCGAGGGCAAAAACGGCAGCTTGGAAATGACCCTCTCGTACAACATCAGCGAGGACCGCAAGAACGACGTGGTGGAGATCAGCGTGACGAAGTTCCGGTGCAGCTTACAAACGATGCAAAAGCACGAAAAGCTCGGAGGCCAGCTGTACATCAAAATCACGGCTTCGGAGCAAGCCGACGTCGTACAGAAAATGAAGAGTGACAAATTCGAGCCGACGATTTCGCTCAAACTGGAAGCCAACACGGCCACACTTCGGGCCACAGTCAACAACGACAACTTGGAGCAAGTCAGGATTCTGGTGCGGCTCATTTGTAGGAACATTCTGGGCAAGAAAATCGTTCTGGGGAAGGTTGAAATCGACAGCAATAGCGACTTGTGGAAGGAGATTGTGAAAACTCCGTCTGTGCCCATAACACGGATGATCAACTTGGAGTGA